The Lysinibacillus pakistanensis genome includes a window with the following:
- a CDS encoding phage tail protein: MIVTNLAGETELLTDYSGLKRVRKVNGDYSLSFAIIKTEKNVHAFPLVEEESIVEFDDQQYRIKDVKEVLAGVTPIKTVQATHIFFDLIDTQKYDYLKNTQHLQSCLTFALDGTDYTFEVIDSFSSAIFEKFGEDNSLSLVQKALNVFGAEVQINNKHLKFYRQIGTDTETQIRYGYNVKTLERYVNTNNLSTRIRGFGKKNENDSYVVTAEYLSPNHTIYGIRDAKPVYDERYTVHSELLDRIKSELIDEPQVSFKVDALELKKLGVLTEQLNEGDRVFVIYEPLGIDLIARVLEIVDYPESSKPAEYVFGNFQNNFVSEMAGFQKTKDNVDAILNGNQKLPYNVLDDAVLRATEALTSAMTELVFDNGIIARDPSNPNRLVLINSKGIGISDNGGATFKEAITADGFVLSAGAVGQLKANNIDVTGLIRGINDEGETTIDGGRITTNSIDVQKLMAGILTGFIIQTNENPYLPRIYMGGSKFEATNGDSTIIIDTMDWDGYAGFIVKSGAVDMRLQAYNDRTMLSSNGAPLEIWALNSGVKINGDFEVSGSKNATVPTSIGHVNVSAYETAEYFFGDIGRGKVVEGQCIVEIEPLFKETVNTEITYEVFLTPYGKGVIYADPDEMTADQFIVRGDDIPFAYEIKAKRKGYEDVRLELSQESEVEDIVQNASQN; the protein is encoded by the coding sequence GTGATAGTCACAAATTTAGCTGGTGAAACAGAATTATTAACAGATTACAGTGGACTTAAGCGTGTACGTAAAGTAAATGGTGATTATTCGTTATCATTTGCAATTATAAAGACCGAGAAAAATGTACATGCTTTTCCACTAGTCGAAGAGGAAAGCATTGTTGAATTTGATGATCAACAATACCGTATAAAAGATGTGAAGGAAGTACTTGCAGGTGTTACACCTATTAAAACAGTACAAGCCACTCACATCTTTTTTGATTTAATTGATACACAAAAATATGATTACTTGAAAAATACACAGCATCTACAGTCATGCTTAACATTTGCACTAGATGGCACTGATTACACATTTGAGGTTATTGATTCATTTTCAAGTGCAATATTCGAAAAGTTTGGTGAAGATAACTCGTTGTCACTAGTACAAAAAGCATTAAACGTATTCGGTGCCGAAGTGCAAATTAACAACAAACATTTAAAATTTTATCGCCAAATTGGTACAGATACAGAAACACAAATACGGTATGGCTACAACGTTAAAACACTTGAAAGATATGTAAATACAAATAATCTTTCCACTCGTATTCGAGGATTCGGTAAGAAAAATGAGAATGACAGTTACGTTGTAACAGCCGAGTATTTATCTCCTAACCACACTATATATGGCATACGTGATGCAAAGCCAGTATATGACGAGCGATATACCGTCCACAGTGAATTATTAGACAGAATTAAATCAGAGCTAATAGATGAACCACAAGTAAGTTTTAAAGTGGATGCCTTGGAGCTTAAAAAGTTAGGTGTATTAACGGAGCAATTAAATGAAGGTGACAGAGTATTTGTTATCTATGAACCTCTTGGTATTGATTTAATTGCTAGAGTGCTTGAAATAGTAGATTATCCTGAATCATCGAAGCCAGCCGAATACGTATTTGGAAACTTCCAGAATAATTTCGTAAGTGAAATGGCTGGTTTTCAGAAAACGAAAGATAATGTGGATGCCATTTTAAACGGTAATCAAAAATTGCCTTATAACGTACTAGATGATGCTGTATTGCGAGCTACAGAAGCTTTAACATCAGCTATGACCGAGTTGGTTTTCGATAATGGTATTATTGCTCGAGATCCTTCAAATCCTAATCGTTTGGTACTGATTAATTCTAAGGGTATCGGTATTAGTGATAATGGAGGCGCAACCTTTAAAGAAGCAATAACAGCCGATGGATTTGTGTTGAGTGCTGGTGCCGTTGGACAATTAAAAGCCAATAACATTGATGTAACAGGACTTATCCGAGGCATTAATGATGAGGGCGAAACAACAATTGATGGTGGCCGTATCACAACAAATAGTATTGATGTACAAAAACTTATGGCTGGTATATTAACAGGTTTTATTATTCAAACAAATGAAAATCCATATCTTCCCCGCATTTACATGGGTGGTTCGAAGTTTGAAGCTACAAACGGTGATTCAACAATCATAATAGACACTATGGATTGGGATGGTTATGCAGGTTTTATTGTAAAGTCTGGCGCTGTAGATATGCGGCTCCAAGCATATAATGATCGTACAATGTTATCATCAAATGGCGCTCCACTTGAAATATGGGCACTTAATAGTGGTGTTAAAATTAATGGCGATTTTGAGGTAAGTGGTAGCAAAAATGCAACTGTACCAACAAGTATTGGTCACGTAAATGTATCAGCATATGAAACAGCAGAGTACTTCTTTGGTGATATTGGTAGAGGTAAAGTTGTGGAGGGCCAATGCATTGTAGAAATAGAACCGCTGTTTAAAGAAACAGTAAACACAGAAATCACTTACGAAGTATTTTTAACTCCGTATGGTAAAGGTGTTATTTATGCTGATCCAGATGAAATGACAGCGGACCAATTCATTGTCCGAGGTGATGACATTCCGTTTGCTTATGAAATCAAAGCAAAACGTAAGGGCTATGAGGACGTGCGATTGGAATTATCACAAGAAAGCGAGGTAGAGGACATTGTACAAAATGCTTCGCAAAACTGA
- a CDS encoding glycosyl hydrolase family 28-related protein: MASLNRLASNWSRVEREKLNTNWSIIENYLSNLQGQINLLTGGVDVQELINQINDILNQGNVIIGDLETALQEATTVIANAQNATTDAQNAAQEALNAINDMQAFINQFGNAETYDNGKLYKANNIVEFNGSGFICVQDTQGNTPPTLPIKRNDWWQLIAQRGVDGTGSVSKVAGKSPDVGGNVLLSPDDIGAASSENLNELQRVVTENLVETVRKGELVINVKDYGAKGDGIADDTVAFNKAIAETPNGGTLYISTGKYKITDELKITKPIRIRGSLAEDQGNTILKFNLDGKTGKVGIRVNNKVHGCAFEDFYMQYVGSETSHDGLLLDGIAGDYPNFIWYTKLSGLYVSGFANNYRFNNVCILSVVNCRSIGAKLNGFNQTGFATGVSFYSCYAQECAADGFKLVGAYYSGCFSCFSDGNKRGYVFENTLGGYVRDSGSESCQFFAIAVKNSSVYVDGITVIESGTDQTSIYRPTALYVESGSCNVKNLTEERLHPSNSRLYTILFEPGTRGTIETTGNELLGIYISYEGKCSVDGQYQTKGIPTGIDWKEKDIGKIVYNQNATEQGTEPNKYIIFGYRRMTSGNGNVLGTDWLPLKANIGN, encoded by the coding sequence ATGGCAAGTTTAAATAGATTAGCTTCGAATTGGTCACGTGTAGAACGTGAAAAGTTAAATACTAACTGGAGCATAATTGAGAACTATTTATCCAATTTACAAGGGCAAATAAACTTACTTACTGGTGGCGTAGATGTTCAGGAACTCATTAACCAAATTAATGATATTTTGAATCAAGGTAATGTCATAATTGGTGATTTAGAAACAGCTTTACAAGAGGCAACTACAGTTATCGCCAATGCTCAAAATGCTACTACTGATGCTCAAAATGCAGCACAAGAAGCATTGAATGCCATTAATGATATGCAAGCATTTATCAATCAATTTGGTAATGCTGAAACGTATGATAATGGCAAGCTTTATAAGGCAAATAATATTGTTGAATTTAATGGAAGTGGATTTATTTGCGTACAAGATACACAAGGTAATACACCTCCAACACTTCCAATTAAACGTAATGATTGGTGGCAGTTAATCGCTCAAAGAGGTGTAGATGGAACAGGTTCAGTTTCGAAGGTTGCAGGGAAGTCTCCTGATGTTGGCGGAAACGTACTACTCTCACCAGATGATATCGGTGCTGCGAGTAGTGAGAATTTGAATGAATTACAACGAGTAGTTACTGAAAATTTGGTTGAAACTGTGCGCAAAGGTGAACTAGTCATTAACGTGAAAGATTATGGCGCTAAAGGTGATGGGATTGCCGATGATACAGTAGCATTTAATAAAGCAATAGCGGAAACTCCAAATGGAGGAACACTATATATATCAACAGGGAAATACAAAATAACTGATGAACTAAAAATTACAAAACCTATTCGAATTAGAGGTAGTTTAGCTGAGGATCAAGGAAACACCATATTGAAATTTAATCTAGACGGGAAAACTGGTAAAGTCGGGATTAGGGTCAATAACAAAGTTCATGGGTGCGCTTTTGAAGATTTTTATATGCAGTATGTAGGTAGTGAAACTTCCCATGATGGACTCTTGCTTGATGGAATAGCCGGGGATTATCCTAATTTCATTTGGTATACAAAACTTAGTGGACTATACGTAAGTGGGTTTGCTAATAATTATAGGTTTAACAATGTATGTATTTTGTCTGTGGTTAATTGTCGATCTATCGGTGCTAAATTAAATGGGTTTAATCAGACTGGATTTGCTACAGGAGTAAGTTTCTACAGTTGCTATGCTCAAGAATGTGCCGCTGATGGATTTAAATTGGTGGGGGCTTACTATTCTGGATGTTTTAGTTGTTTCTCTGATGGAAACAAAAGAGGTTACGTATTTGAAAATACACTAGGTGGTTATGTACGGGACAGCGGATCAGAGTCTTGCCAATTTTTTGCTATAGCTGTTAAAAACTCTAGCGTTTATGTTGATGGAATCACTGTTATTGAATCCGGTACAGATCAAACAAGTATTTACAGACCTACTGCGTTATATGTAGAATCAGGGAGTTGCAATGTCAAAAATTTAACTGAAGAACGACTACATCCTTCTAATTCTAGACTATATACAATTCTATTTGAACCCGGAACACGAGGTACAATAGAAACAACAGGCAATGAACTACTAGGTATTTATATCTCATATGAAGGGAAATGTTCTGTTGATGGACAATATCAGACAAAAGGTATACCGACTGGTATAGATTGGAAAGAAAAGGACATTGGTAAGATTGTATATAATCAAAATGCAACAGAACAAGGTACGGAGCCAAATAAATACATTATATTTGGCTACCGGCGTATGACTTCGGGGAACGGTAATGTGCTAGGAACAGATTGGTTACCTTTAAAGGCGAATATTGGAAATTGA
- a CDS encoding helix-turn-helix domain-containing protein: MELYIKLKEVLAERGITQKQLAEQSGIRANAISEMVNNQRQTINKDQLAKVCEVLGIERVEDMLEFRK, from the coding sequence GTGGAGTTGTATATAAAGTTAAAAGAGGTTTTAGCTGAACGAGGTATTACACAAAAGCAACTTGCAGAACAATCAGGGATTCGCGCTAATGCCATTAGTGAAATGGTCAATAACCAAAGACAAACTATCAATAAAGATCAGCTTGCAAAAGTCTGTGAGGTTTTAGGAATCGAACGAGTAGAGGATATGCTTGAATTTAGGAAATAA
- a CDS encoding phage holin family protein, with product MDITQIIQHPILSLVPKPILYMFLAYLVFKVLDFTTGLLKTWKKVVGYKSAVMRDGIIRWIGELVGIVFVIILDLMFGLNFYLTGFTLALFLYKEGGSIAENLQTIGVDMPGIVDETLEKLNKESGRK from the coding sequence ATGGACATTACACAAATTATTCAACATCCGATTTTATCGTTAGTACCAAAACCAATACTGTATATGTTTTTAGCTTATTTAGTGTTCAAAGTTCTAGATTTTACGACAGGTCTTTTAAAGACTTGGAAAAAGGTTGTCGGGTATAAATCAGCAGTTATGCGTGACGGTATCATTAGATGGATTGGTGAGTTAGTAGGAATTGTATTTGTAATTATTTTAGATTTAATGTTTGGTCTGAATTTTTATTTAACAGGTTTTACATTAGCTCTGTTCTTATATAAGGAAGGTGGCAGTATTGCAGAAAATCTTCAAACCATTGGAGTAGATATGCCGGGTATCGTTGATGAAACATTAGAGAAGCTGAACAAGGAGAGTGGACGAAAATGA
- a CDS encoding M15 family metallopeptidase gives MTNVTSTCRDLAELLPSAQTACRLLFQECYKAGIKNIFITETYRSQERQNFLYAQGRTRPGQIVTWTLASNHKSRLAWDIAVGPPHSLYDVTTLTRVGAIARKLGITWGGDWVGSIDRPHFEVKSSWKMPAGYKLGQVIVPSNSKMKVQLIVEDKPKEEIKVTQTWNPGSPAMKTETENYIAQAVKDGIIQESHLKDLQNGTMTTDRLIGLYITIQQRRDK, from the coding sequence ATGACCAACGTAACATCAACGTGTCGAGACCTAGCCGAGCTATTACCATCTGCACAAACTGCCTGCCGATTGCTATTTCAGGAGTGCTATAAAGCCGGAATTAAAAATATCTTCATCACTGAAACATATCGCTCACAGGAACGACAAAATTTTCTTTATGCACAAGGACGTACAAGGCCAGGACAAATTGTTACATGGACTTTAGCTAGCAATCACAAATCACGTTTAGCGTGGGATATTGCTGTTGGTCCTCCTCATTCCTTATATGATGTAACGACACTTACTCGAGTAGGTGCCATAGCAAGAAAGCTAGGTATTACGTGGGGTGGCGATTGGGTAGGTAGTATTGATCGACCACACTTTGAAGTTAAATCATCGTGGAAGATGCCGGCGGGTTATAAGTTAGGACAAGTAATCGTTCCAAGTAACAGCAAAATGAAAGTTCAATTAATTGTGGAAGACAAACCAAAGGAGGAAATCAAAGTGACTCAAACATGGAATCCAGGTTCACCAGCTATGAAAACTGAAACAGAAAACTATATTGCACAGGCGGTTAAAGATGGTATTATTCAGGAATCTCATTTGAAAGATTTACAGAATGGTACAATGACGACTGATCGATTAATAGGCTTGTATATTACGATACAGCAAAGACGAGATAAATAA
- a CDS encoding phage tail family protein: protein MIVQFSDGTTKDIQEYNLKRLFHRIPSLGMDHMFEPVEGRGDLVAGTQYKQRVITVTLLYIVQDICGYDLLRDELNALFTRDEAFYITFKREHWKRYKVRLAQQLEIDPNRHMNSFDITFRMDDLFAESFGTSLDLQNRGEWDEDIWGFGSGINYDTQYSYTFNTNSFVVKNIGNQTIDPRKSSLEITLKGTFNSFVQIKNNTTGDVYRFNNALSSTDTLKLSGIRTLKNSLSAFKHTNHKLLTLAPGDNNITVEGGTVNSVVFDFRFLYK, encoded by the coding sequence ATGATTGTTCAATTTTCGGATGGCACCACAAAGGATATTCAAGAATATAACCTAAAGCGATTGTTCCATCGAATACCATCATTAGGAATGGATCATATGTTTGAACCTGTGGAGGGCAGAGGGGATTTAGTAGCAGGCACTCAATATAAACAACGAGTTATAACCGTAACACTTTTGTATATCGTTCAAGACATCTGTGGTTATGACCTTCTACGAGACGAATTAAACGCACTTTTTACTAGAGATGAAGCATTCTATATCACATTTAAGCGTGAACACTGGAAACGTTATAAGGTGAGGTTAGCACAGCAACTAGAGATAGATCCAAATCGACACATGAATAGTTTTGATATTACATTTCGTATGGACGATTTATTCGCTGAATCGTTTGGTACCTCATTAGATTTGCAAAACCGTGGTGAATGGGATGAAGATATTTGGGGATTTGGTTCAGGGATTAATTACGATACTCAATATAGTTATACATTCAATACAAATAGCTTTGTTGTAAAAAATATCGGTAATCAAACTATTGATCCACGTAAATCCAGTTTAGAAATCACATTAAAAGGTACGTTCAATAGCTTTGTACAAATTAAAAATAATACGACTGGTGATGTATACAGATTCAACAATGCTTTGTCCTCCACAGATACTTTGAAATTATCGGGAATAAGGACTTTGAAAAATAGTTTGAGTGCCTTTAAGCACACTAATCATAAACTGTTAACCTTGGCACCAGGAGATAATAACATAACTGTGGAAGGCGGCACTGTAAATAGTGTCGTTTTTGATTTCAGATTTTTATACAAATGA
- a CDS encoding acyltransferase translates to MFFFKKKPIPEEKIISSGENNEINTGSSELINAKAVVNGDRNSLILANCSINNAHLSTKGNDNKIELNNTSLHNTLINISGNKNIVKIGSGSSIERMELQIFGDNHIVELGESIHVTGKMSIWCEDNDNKIIIGNYSTFGIVNFAIAEPNTEIVLGRDCMVANGVSIKNSDFHSIIDLNSGKKINKSGNIHIGHHVWIAESSHILKNTNIGDNSIVALGSIVTKDVPNNCITAGSPNKTIKTNIDWSRERTID, encoded by the coding sequence ATGTTTTTTTTTAAGAAAAAACCAATCCCAGAAGAAAAAATTATTAGCTCTGGTGAGAATAACGAAATAAATACGGGTAGTTCAGAATTGATTAATGCAAAAGCTGTTGTAAATGGAGATAGGAATTCATTAATTTTAGCGAATTGTTCAATAAATAATGCCCATCTTAGCACTAAAGGAAACGACAACAAAATCGAACTTAACAACACTTCTTTGCACAATACTTTAATTAATATTTCTGGTAATAAGAACATAGTTAAGATTGGCTCTGGTAGTTCTATTGAAAGAATGGAATTACAAATCTTTGGCGACAACCATATTGTCGAACTAGGTGAATCAATTCATGTAACTGGCAAAATGTCAATTTGGTGCGAAGATAATGATAACAAAATTATAATCGGTAATTATTCGACTTTCGGCATTGTTAATTTTGCAATAGCTGAACCTAATACTGAAATAGTATTAGGAAGAGATTGCATGGTGGCTAATGGTGTGAGTATTAAAAACTCTGATTTCCACTCTATAATTGATTTGAATTCTGGTAAAAAGATAAACAAATCAGGCAACATACATATTGGTCATCACGTTTGGATTGCAGAAAGTAGCCACATATTAAAAAATACAAATATTGGTGACAACAGCATTGTAGCACTAGGCTCTATCGTCACTAAAGATGTGCCTAATAATTGCATCACTGCTGGAAGTCCTAATAAAACAATAAAAACAAACATTGACTGGTCAAGAGAACGGACGATTGATTAA
- a CDS encoding helix-turn-helix domain-containing protein: protein MAFEYLAQYTTFESIADMDKSVEDHMAAHYYELTESERAIVFKLASHSLEYPGACHLKASTIATALEISTKTVYRSVKKLEELGIIEKVPGTKLNGIKGASIYRILPYVPSSVSQRMTADEASNDVVCRPQSQNQPSSSFYLLKTSNLQEVYDSAHAEKEAHKEYMNEYQVMLFDFMNSLPLADNLKDELHKCVLVSQVNSVDEFIKAKNVLFKIAMDIKEGVLTIASTLRAVFVGAYSKAVERSNMKSNKSLSVEGKAHREHPVPFYNWLEERDSRSIVCNKPNIENWLVW from the coding sequence ATGGCATTTGAATACTTAGCACAATATACAACATTTGAATCAATAGCTGATATGGACAAGAGTGTGGAGGACCACATGGCGGCACACTACTATGAATTGACAGAATCAGAACGTGCCATCGTTTTTAAGCTTGCATCACACAGCTTAGAGTATCCAGGAGCATGTCACTTAAAAGCAAGTACCATTGCTACAGCATTGGAGATCAGTACAAAGACGGTTTATCGTAGCGTTAAAAAGTTAGAGGAATTAGGCATCATTGAAAAGGTACCAGGGACGAAATTAAACGGCATTAAAGGTGCTAGTATTTATCGTATTTTACCTTATGTCCCATCGAGCGTGTCCCAACGAATGACAGCCGATGAAGCTAGTAATGACGTGGTTTGTCGTCCACAATCTCAAAATCAACCATCTAGTTCTTTTTATCTTTTAAAAACAAGCAATTTACAAGAAGTATATGATTCAGCACACGCTGAAAAAGAAGCTCATAAGGAATACATGAATGAGTACCAAGTGATGCTGTTCGATTTCATGAATAGTTTACCATTGGCTGATAACTTGAAAGATGAACTACATAAATGTGTACTGGTTTCACAAGTTAATTCTGTGGATGAATTTATAAAAGCCAAAAACGTACTATTCAAAATTGCTATGGATATAAAAGAAGGTGTACTAACAATTGCTAGTACATTAAGAGCCGTATTTGTAGGGGCGTATAGTAAGGCTGTGGAGCGTTCTAATATGAAGTCGAATAAATCATTATCTGTGGAGGGCAAAGCGCACAGGGAACATCCAGTACCTTTCTACAATTGGTTAGAGGAAAGAGATAGTCGCTCAATTGTATGTAATAAACCAAATATAGAAAATTGGCTAGTATGGTAA